A single window of Nyctibius grandis isolate bNycGra1 chromosome Z, bNycGra1.pri, whole genome shotgun sequence DNA harbors:
- the GPER1 gene encoding G-protein coupled estrogen receptor 1, with translation METYAASVSPVICNSTTFNLNGSHLCNESISSRLADKSEHQQYVIGLFLSCLYTIFLFPIGFVGNILILVVNISFREKMTIPDLYFINLAVADLILVADSLIEVFNLDEKYYDITIICTFMSLFLQINMYSSIFFLTWMSFDRYIALAKVMRSNIFRTMQHARLSCGLIWMASISAALVPFTAVHLQHTGEVYFCFADVKEIQWLEITLGFIIPFVIIGLCYSLIVRVLIKAHKHRSLRLRRQKALRMIFVVVLVFFICWLPENVFISVQLLQKKSESVSSSSPSFRHDYPLTGHIVNLAAFSNSCLNPLIYSFLGETFRDKLRLYIEQKTKMSTLHRFCQAALTSVIPDSNEQSEV, from the coding sequence ATGGAAACTTACGCTGCCTCAGTATCACCTGTTATATGTAACAGCACAACTTTTAACCTAAATGGATCACATTTGTGTAATGAAAGCATATCTTCTAGATTAGCTGATAAATCAGAACACCAACAATACGTTATTGGTCTTTTCTTATCATGTCTTTACacaatatttctctttcctattGGTTTTGTAGGAAACATTCTGATACTGGTTGTTAACATAAGCTTTCGTGAAAAAATGACTATTCCAGACCTTTACTTCATAAATCTTGCAGTAGCTGATCTCATTTTAGTTGCTGATTCTCTCATTGAGGTTTTTAATCTTGATGAAAAGTATTATGATATCACTATTATTTGTACCTTTATGTCTTTGTTCCTTCAGATCAACATGTatagcagcattttctttctgacatgGATGAGTTTTGACAGATACATAGCACTGGCAAAAGTAATGAGGTCCAACATATTTCGCACTATGCAACACGCTAGATTAAGCTGTGGTCTCATATGGATGGCGTCTATTTCTGCAGCACTAGTTCCATTTACAGCTGTGCATTTACAACACACCGGAGAggtctatttttgttttgcagatgtaAAAGAAATCCAGTGGCTAGAAATAACCTTGGGGTTTATTatcccctttgtgatcatcGGTCTTTGTTACTCATTAATTGTTCGAGTTCTTATAAAAGCACACAAGCACAGGAGTCTTCGTCTGCGGCGACAAAAGGCTCTTCGaatgatttttgttgttgtcttggttttctttatcTGCTGGCTACctgaaaatgtcttcattaGTGTTCAacttcttcaaaagaaaagcgAGTCTGTATCTTCAAGCAGCCCATCCTTCAGGCATGATTATCCTTTAACAGGACATATTGTGAACCTCGCAGCTTTTTCTAATAGCTGTTTGAACCCCTTAATTTACAGCTTTCTAGGGGAAACCTTCAGAGACAAACTGCGACTGTATattgaacagaaaacaaaaatgtcaacATTACATCGGTTCTGTCAGGCTGCCTTAACGTCTGTCATTCCTGACAGTAATGAGCAATCAGAAGTCTGA